Proteins found in one Triticum aestivum cultivar Chinese Spring chromosome 4D, IWGSC CS RefSeq v2.1, whole genome shotgun sequence genomic segment:
- the LOC123097933 gene encoding tropinone reductase homolog At5g06060, with the protein MAAAEPSGSSQPGAPGRWSLHGKTALVTGGTRGIGRAVVEELAALGVAVHTCSRKEAELGERLKEWEARGFRVTTSVCDLSVREQRERLIADVAERFGGKLNILVNNVGTNIRKPTTEFSAEDYSFLMATNLESAYHLCQLAHPLLKASGLGSIVFISSVCGLVAVFSGTLYAMTKGAINQLTKNLACEWAKDGIRTNSVAPWYITTSLTEGLLANKEFEASVVSRTPLGRVGEPGEVSSLVAFLCMPGSTYITGQTISVDGGMTVNGLYPA; encoded by the exons ATGGCTGCGGCGGAGCCGTCGGGGTCGAGCCAGCCGGGTGCTCCAGGAAGGTGGTCTCTTCACGGGAAGACGGCTCTCGTCACCGGCGGCACCCGCGGGATCGG GCGTGCGGTGGTGGAGGAACTTGCGGCGCTGGGGGTGGCCGTGCACACCTGCTCCCGGAAGGAGGcggagctgggcgagcgcctcaagGAGTGGGAGGCCAGGGGCTTCCGCGTCACAACCTCCGTCTGCGACCTCTCCGTCCGGGAGCAGCGGGAGCGCCTGATTGCCGACGTCGCCGAACGCTTCGGCGGCAAGCTCAACATCCTC GTAAACAATGTGGGGACAAACATAAGGAAGCCAACTACTGAATTTTCCGCTGAAGATTACTCTTTTTTGATGGCCACTAATCTTGAATCTGCATATCATCTTTGCCAACTTGCACATCCTCTTCTAAAAGCATCTGGTTTGGGCAGCATTGTTTTCATATCATCTGTCTGTGGATTAGTAGCCGTATTTAGCGGTACTCTATATGCCATGACTAAAG GTGCCATCAACCAGTTAACCAAGAACCTAGCATGTGAATGGGCAAAAGATGGCATAAGAACAAACTCTGTTGCTCCATGGTACATAACGACTTCGCTTACAGAAGGA CTTTTGGCTAACAAGGAATTTGAGGCCTCCGTTGTGAGTCGAACTCCACTGGGGCGTGTCGGAGAACCAGGAGAGGTATCATCGCTGGTTGCTTTTCTTTGCATGCCTGGTTCCACTTACATAACAGGCCAGACGATCTCAGTGGACGGAGGTATGACTGTCAATGGGCTCTATCCAGCTTGA